One Streptomyces sp. RPA4-2 genomic window carries:
- a CDS encoding SRPBCC domain-containing protein codes for MTAERTTAERFSYTSERTLEAPVAGVWSAWTIAESYAQWSYAAPGSVEMDVRPGGAWKATVVTPDGGRFPLTGSYSEVDENQRLVIGMDVPGKDEPAVMTVEFVEQGAHRTRVVVSQTCDTADERDSAEQGTTMLLDSLTAFLKTAT; via the coding sequence GTGACCGCAGAACGGACGACGGCCGAGCGTTTCTCCTACACGTCGGAACGGACGTTGGAAGCCCCTGTGGCGGGGGTCTGGAGTGCCTGGACCATCGCGGAGTCCTACGCGCAGTGGTCCTATGCGGCCCCCGGGTCCGTCGAGATGGACGTACGGCCGGGCGGGGCGTGGAAGGCGACGGTGGTCACCCCGGACGGCGGCCGGTTCCCGCTGACCGGCTCCTACTCCGAGGTCGATGAGAATCAGCGTCTGGTGATCGGCATGGACGTACCGGGGAAGGACGAACCGGCAGTCATGACCGTCGAGTTCGTCGAGCAGGGTGCTCACCGGACACGCGTCGTGGTGAGCCAGACCTGCGACACCGCCGACGAGCGGGACTCCGCCGAGCAGGGCACCACCATGCTCCTGGACAGCTTGACGGCCTTCCTCAAGACCGCGACCTGA
- a CDS encoding VOC family protein, whose product MAIQRMDNVGIVVEDMDAAIAFFVELGMELEGRAEVEGLFADRCTGLDGVHCDIAMVRTPDGHSRLELAKYRSPAVIGAGPRNRPHNILGTHRVMFAVDDIEDTVARLRPHGAELVGEIARFEDSYLLCYLRGPEGIIVGLAEQLR is encoded by the coding sequence ATGGCGATTCAGCGGATGGACAACGTCGGCATCGTCGTCGAGGACATGGACGCCGCCATCGCGTTCTTCGTGGAACTCGGTATGGAGCTGGAGGGCAGGGCGGAGGTCGAGGGCCTCTTCGCCGACCGGTGCACCGGACTCGACGGCGTCCACTGTGACATCGCGATGGTCCGGACCCCGGACGGTCACAGCCGGCTCGAGCTGGCGAAGTACCGCAGCCCCGCGGTGATCGGCGCCGGGCCGCGCAACCGGCCGCACAACATCCTGGGCACGCACCGCGTCATGTTCGCCGTCGACGACATCGAGGACACCGTTGCCCGCCTGCGCCCTCACGGCGCCGAACTCGTCGGCGAGATCGCCCGGTTCGAGGACAGCTATCTGCTCTGCTACCTCCGCGGCCCGGAAGGCATCATCGTCGGACTGGCCGAGCAACTGCGCTGA
- a CDS encoding RimK family alpha-L-glutamate ligase → MTDQGKPSGAADGRSRPLRRNFIASMERAAARSGAELRWHSERWVAELRRNGRRRHVVGYNFPINDASSAFMASDKVATSVLLSDAGVPNVPHSLLRLRPDDSVADVVARLPLPAVVKPLSSSGGRDVHRAGTPVQLFDTLGALATRHPALTVCPWVPIRHEYRVITLKGRTELVFEKRSSDPSTGPASTSWDDPAEWRHNLKLGASAVLLDEPELCVVLGGLARRAMCALGLNFGSVDILDVLGDLSVIEVNSGVCLERFSRQDDDCHAAAERVYAAAVAACFAPDEGED, encoded by the coding sequence ATGACCGACCAGGGGAAGCCGTCCGGGGCCGCGGACGGCAGGTCCCGGCCCCTTCGGCGGAACTTCATCGCGAGCATGGAGCGAGCCGCCGCCCGCAGCGGGGCTGAGCTGCGGTGGCACTCGGAGCGCTGGGTGGCGGAGTTGCGCAGGAACGGGCGCAGACGTCATGTCGTCGGGTACAACTTTCCCATCAATGACGCGTCGTCGGCGTTCATGGCCTCCGACAAAGTGGCCACGTCCGTACTGTTGTCGGATGCCGGCGTGCCCAACGTCCCGCACAGCCTTCTGCGGCTGCGGCCGGACGACTCCGTGGCGGATGTGGTCGCCCGCCTGCCCTTGCCGGCCGTCGTCAAGCCGCTGAGCTCCAGTGGCGGGCGTGACGTGCACAGAGCGGGGACTCCGGTCCAACTGTTCGACACGTTGGGCGCCTTGGCCACGCGGCACCCGGCATTGACGGTCTGCCCGTGGGTGCCCATCCGTCATGAGTACCGGGTGATCACACTCAAGGGCCGAACCGAGCTCGTCTTCGAGAAACGCTCCTCGGATCCGTCCACCGGACCCGCCTCCACGAGCTGGGACGACCCCGCCGAGTGGCGGCACAACCTCAAGCTCGGCGCATCCGCGGTGCTCCTGGACGAGCCCGAGCTGTGCGTCGTGCTCGGCGGCCTGGCGCGGCGGGCGATGTGTGCCCTGGGCCTGAATTTCGGGTCGGTCGACATCCTGGACGTCCTCGGAGACCTCTCCGTGATCGAGGTCAACAGCGGGGTGTGCCTGGAGCGTTTCAGCAGACAGGACGACGATTGCCACGCGGCCGCGGAGCGGGTGTACGCAGCCGCCGTCGCGGCGTGCTTCGCCCCCGACGAGGGGGAAGACTGA